In a single window of the Raphanus sativus cultivar WK10039 chromosome 9, ASM80110v3, whole genome shotgun sequence genome:
- the LOC108828139 gene encoding LOW QUALITY PROTEIN: DEAD-box ATP-dependent RNA helicase 35 (The sequence of the model RefSeq protein was modified relative to this genomic sequence to represent the inferred CDS: inserted 1 base in 1 codon), with protein MEIDDDYVEYVPVAKRRAIEEQKFLQRKGKVLELEEESSEKEKLAESKPSLLVQATQLKRDVPEVSATDQIILQEKEMMEHLSDKKTLMSVRELAKGITYTEPLLTGWKXPLRIRKMSRKQMDLIRKQWHIIVSGEDIPPPIKSFEDMKFKKPILATLREKGIVQPTPIQVQGLPVILSGRDMIGIAFTGSGKTMVFVLPMIMIALQEEKMMPIGPGEGPIGLIVCPSRELARQTYDVVEQFVAPLVQAGYPPLRSLLCIGGVDMRSQLDVVKRGVHIVVATPGRLKDLLAKKKMNLDACRYLTLDEADRLVDLGFEDDIREVFDHFKSQRQTLLFSATMPTKIQIFARSALVKPVTVNVGRAGAANLDVIQEVEYVKQEAKIVYLLECLQKTSPPVLIFCENKADVDDIHEYLLLKGVEAVAIHGGKDQEDREYAISSFKAGKKDVLVATDVASKGLDFPDIQHVINYDMPAEIENYVHRIGRTGRCGKTGIATTFINKNQSETTLLDLKHLLQEAKQRIPPVLAELNDPMEEAESIANASGVKGCAYCGGLGHRIRDCPKLEQQKSVAISNSRKDYFGSGGYRGEI; from the exons ATGGAAATAGACGATGATTACGTGGAGTATGTTCCAGTGGCGAAGCGTAGAGCGATAGAAGAGCAGAAGTTTCTCCAACGGAAGGGAAAAGTGTTAGAGCTGGAGGAAGAATCCTCGGAGAAGGAGAAGCTCGCCGAATCCAAACCTAGCTTGCTCGTCCAAGCAACTCAGCTCAAGCGCGATGTACCCGAAGTCAGCGCCACCGACCAAATCATCCTACAAGAGAAGGAGATGATGGAGCATCTCTCCGACAAGAAGACCCTCATGTCTGTTCGTGAGTTAGCCAAAGGTATCACTTACACGGAGCCTCTTCTAACAGGCTGGA CCCCTTTGCGTATTAGGAAGATGTCGAGGAAGCAGATGGATCTGATCAGGAAGCAGTGGCATATCATTGTTAGCGGTGAAGACATTCCTCCTCCCATCAAGAGCTTCGAGGATATGAAGTTTAAGAAACCTATTCTGGCGACGCTCAGGGAGAAAGGGATAGTGCAGCCGACTCCTATTCAAGTTCAGGGTCTTCCTGTGATTCTGTCTGGGAGAGATATGATTGGGATTGCCTTCACCGGTTCTGGGAAGACGATGGTTTTCGTGCTTCCGATGATTATGATTGCTCTCCAGGAGGAGAAGATGATGCCTATTGGTCCTGGAGAAGGTCCCATTGGCCTTATTGTCTGTCCCTCTAGAGAGCTTGCTAGGCAGACTTATGATGTTGTTGAACAGTTTGTCGCTCCTTTGGTTCAGGCTGGTTACCCGCCTTTGAGGTCTTTGCTTTGCATTGGAGGTGTGGATATGAGGTCCCAGTTGGATGTTGTCAAGAGAGGTGTTCACATTGTTGTTGCTACCCCTGGCAGGTTGAAGGACTTGCTCGCCAAGAAAAAGATGAACTTAGATGCCTGCAG GTACCTGACACTGGATGAGGCAGATAGGTTGGTTGATTTGGGTTTCGAAGATGATATCAGGGAAGTCTTTGACCATTTCAAGTCCCAGCGTCAAACACTTCTCTTCTCTGCCACTATGCCCACCAAAATTCAGATCTTTGCCAGAAGTGCTCTGGTGAAGCCTGTGACTGTCAACGTAGGAAGAGCTGGAGCTGCCAATCTCGATGTCATCCAGGAGGTTGAATACGTCAAACAAGAAGCAAAGATTGTTTACCTCCTCGAGTGCCTGCAGAAAACCTCTCCACCGGTTTTGATTTTCTGTGAGAACAAGGCTGATGTTGATGATATCCACGAGTACTTGTTACTGAAAGGAGTGGAAGCAGTCGCTATCCACGGAGGAAAAGATCAGGAGGACAGAGAGTACGCCATCTCTTCGTTCAAAGCCGGGAAGAAAGACGTCTTGGTGGCGACTGACGTTGCTTCCAAGGGTCTCGATTTCCCTGATATTCAGCACGTGATCAACTACGACATGCCTGCGGAGATTGAGAACTATGTGCATAGGATAGGAAGAACAGGACGGTGTGGGAAAACTGGGATAGCAACAACGTTTATAAACAAGAACCAAAGCGAGACCACGCTGCTGGATCTGAAACACTTGTTGCAAGAAGCTAAACAGAGGATTCCGCCTGTCCTTGCTGAGCTGAATGATCCGATGGAGGAAGCAGAGAGCATTGCGAATGCAAGTGGTGTCAAGGGTTGTGCTTACTGTGGGGGTCTGGGACATCGTATTAGAGACTGTCCAAAACTTGAGCAGCAGAAGAGTGTGGCAATATCAAACTCCAGGAAAGACTATTTTGGCTCTGGTGGATACAGAGGAGAGATCTAA
- the LOC108826665 gene encoding glycerol-3-phosphate dehydrogenase SDP6, mitochondrial-like, with product MYAASFRRLASGVAFLATGGAVLSLTSSDKDLPVVESLKRTLGDPTASVPSRSVQVSALSGASLTNPLDILVIGGGATGSGVALDAATRGLRVGLVERDDFSSGTSSRSTKLIHGGVRYLEKAVFNLDYGQLRLVFHALEERKQLIENAPHLCRALPCMTPCFSWFEVVYFWMGLKMYDLVAGPRLLHLSRYYSAKQSVELFPTLASKGKDKSTTLTGTVVYYDGQMNDSRVNVGLACTAALAGASVLNHAEVVSLIRDDVTKRVIGARIRSNLSGQEFDTYAKVVVNAAGPFCDSVRKMADGESKPMICPSSGVHIVLPDYYSPQGMGLIVPKTKDGRVVFMLPWLGKTVAGTTDSPTSITALPKPREDEIQFILDTITDYLNIKVRRTDVLSAWSGIRPLAMDPTAKNTENMSRDHIVLEDCPGLVTITGGKWTTYRSMAEDAVDAAIKSGKLKPRIDCVTQKLQIVGSYGWDPSSFAALAQQYVRMKKTHGGETVPGTMDTAAAKHLSHAYGSMADRVATIAQEEGLGKRLAHGHPFLEAEVAYCARNEYCESAVDFIARRCRIAFLDTNAAEQALKRVVEILASEHKWDKSRQLQELKMAKEFLQTFKSSDKAHLQQQQEA from the exons ATGTACGCCGCTTCTTTTCGCCGTCTCGCCTCTGGCGTCGCTTTCCTCGCCACTGGTGGCGCTGTTTTGTCTCTTACCTCCAGCGACAAAGACCTTCCGGTTGTGGAGTCGTTGAAGCGTACCCTTGGTGATCCAACCGCTTCCGTACCGTCTCGATCCGTTCAAGTATCGGCTCTGAGTGGAGCCAGCTTGACAAATCCGCTCGACATCCTCGTCATAGGTGGTGGTGCCACCGGTTCTGGTGTCGCTCTCGACGCCGCCACACGTGGCCTCCGTGTTGGTCTCGTCGAACGTGATGACTTCTCCTCCGGGACCTCTTCACGATCAACAAAACTTATTCATGGAG GGGTTCGTTACTTGGAGAAAGCTGTTTTCAATCTTGATTACGGACAGCTTCGGCTTGTGTTTCACGCGCTGGAGGAGCGTAAACAGCTGATCGAGAACGCGCCCCATCTCTGCCGCGCACTCCCCTGCATGACACCTTGTTTCAGCTGGTTCGAAGTTGTCTACTTCTGGATGGGACTGAAAATGTACGACTTGGTTGCTGGACCAAGACTCTTGCATCTCTCCAGATATTACTCTGCTAAACAGTCTGTTGAGCTCTTCCCAACGCTCGCGAGTAAAGGGAAAGACAAGAGTACTACTTTGACAGGCACTGTTGTGTACTACGATGGGCAGATGAATGATTCGCGTGTCAATGTTGGTTTGGCATGTACTGCTGCGTTAGCTGGTGCTTCGGTTCTGAACCATGCAGAGGTTGTCTCCCTTATTAGGGATGATGTTACTAAGAGAGTGATTGGTGCACGGATCCGTAGCAATCTCTCAG GCCAAGAGTTTGACACTTACGCTAAAGTGGTTGTTAATGCGGCTGGACCTTTCTGTGATTCGGTTAGGAAGATGGCTGATGGCGAGTCGAAGCCGATGATATGCCCAAGCAGTGGCGTACACATTGTGTTGCCTGACTACTATTCTCCTCAAGGGATGGGGTTGATAGTCCCCAAGACTAAGGATGGTCGGGTTGTGTTTATGTTACCTTGGTTGGGGAAAACAGTAGCCGGCACTACAGACTCTCCCACTTCTATCACTGCGCTTCCAAAACCTCGTGAAGATGAGATTCAATTCATACTTGACACAATCACCGACTATCTTAACATCAAG GTTCGACGTACCGATGTTCTCTCCGCTTGGAGTGGTATTCGTCCATTGGCCATGGATCCAACAGCCAAAAATACAGAGAATATGTCCAGAGACCACATTGTTCTCGAGGATTGTCCTGGTCTGGTTACAATTACAGGTGGAAAATGGACAACTTATCGAAG CATGGCGGAAGACGCGGTGGACGCAGCAATCAAATCAGGAAAGCTGAAACCTAGAATCGATTGCGTAACGCAGAAACTACAGATTGTAGGTTCTTACGGATGGGACCCGTCTTCGTTCGCAGCTCTAGCACAGCAATACGTGCGCATGAAGAAAACACACGGTGGGGAAACGGTTCCGGGGACAATGGACACAGCTGCTGCAAAGCATTTGTCACACGCCTATGGTTCAATGGCTGACCGAGTCGCCACCATTGCTCAAGAAGAGGGTCTTGGGAAGAGGCTGGCGCACGGTCATCCGTTCCTTGAAGCAGAAGTTGCTTACTGCGCAAGAAACGAGTACTGTGAATCAGCAGTGGATTTCATCGCCAGGAGGTGTAGAATAGCCTTCTTAGATACAAATGCAGCGGAGCAGGCTTTGAAGCGTGTGGTGGAGATATTAGCGAGTGAACACAAGTGGGACAAGTCGAGGCAGTTGCAGGAGTTGAAGATGGCCAAAGAGTTTCTTCAAACTTTCAAGTCTTCCGATAAAGCACacttacaacaacaacaagaggcTTAA
- the LOC108828450 gene encoding pyrophosphate-energized vacuolar membrane proton pump 1: MIGKALLPELWTEILVPVCAVVGIAFSLFQWYIVSCVKLTADGGASSSSSSVTEEDGKNVNGDYLIEEEEGVNDQSVVAKCAEIQTAISEGATSFLFTEYKYVGVFMVLFAAIIFLFLGSVQGFSTKSQPCTYDKTTTCKPALATALFSTISFVLGAVTSVLSGFLGMKIATYANARTTLEARRGVGKAFIVAFRSGAVMGFLLAANGLLVLYITINLFKIYYGDDWEGLFESITGYGLGGSSMALFGRVGGGIYTKAADVGADLVGKVERNIPEDDPRNPAVIADNVGDNVGDIAGMGSDLFGSYAESSCAALVVASISSFGINHDFTAMLFPLLISSVGILVCLITTLYATDISEIKAVKEIEPALKNQLIISTVIMTVGIALVSWIGLPSSFTIYNFGTQKVVKNWELFLCVAVGLWAGLIIGFVTEYYTSNAYSPVQDVADSCRTGAATNVIFGLALGYKSVIIPIFAIAVSIFVSFSFAAMYGVAVAALGMLSTIATGLAIDAYGPISDNAGGIAEMAGMSHRIRERTDALDAAGNTTAAIGKGFAIGSAALVSLALFGAFVSRAGIQTVDVLTPKVVIGLLVGAMLPYWFSAMTMKSVGSAALKMVEEVRRQFNTIPGLMEGTAKPDYATCVKISTDASIKEMIPPGCLVMLTPLIVGFFFGVETLSGVLAGSLISGVQIAISASNTGGAWDNAKKYIEAGASEHARSLGPKGSEPHKAAVIGDTIGDPLKDTSGPSLNILIKLMAVESLVFAPFFATHGGFLFRIFS; the protein is encoded by the exons aTGATAGGGAAGGCGTTGTTACCGGAGCTTTGGACGGAGATCTTGGTGCCGGTGTGCGCTGTAGTGGGAATAGCCTTCTCGCTGTTCCAGTGGTATATAGTCTCTTGCGTGAAACTCACCGCAGATGGTGGCGCGTCTTCGTCTTCGTCATCAGTAACAGAAGAAGACGGAAAGAATGTAAATGGGGATTATCTGATAGAGGAAGAGGAAGGTGTTAATGATCAGAGCGTCGTCGCCAAGTGCGCTGAGATTCAGACCGCTATTTCTGAAG GTGCAACCTCATTCCTGTTCACCGAGTACAAATACGTTGGCGTTTTCATGGTTCTCTTCGCCGCCATCATCTTTCTCTTCCTCGGCTCTGTCCAAGGTTTCAGCACCAAGAGCCAGCCTTGCACTTACGACAAGACTACAACATGCAAGCCTGCTCTCGCCACTGCCCTCTTCAGCACCATCTCCTTCGTCCTCGGCGCTGTCACTTCTGTCCTCTCTGGTTTTCTCGGTATGAAGATTGCCACTTATGCCAATGCTAGAACCACTCTGGAAGCGAGGAGAGGCGTTGGAAAGGCCTTCATCGTTGCCTTCAGGTCTGGCGCTGTCATGGGTTTCCTCCTCGCTGCCAACGGTCTCTTggttctttatattactattaaTCTCTTCAAGATTTACTACGGCGATGACTGGGAGGGTCTTTTTGAGTCCATCACTGGTTATGGTCTCGGTGGATCTTCCATGGCCCTCTTTGGTAGAGTTGGTGGTGGGATCTACACTAAGGCTGCTGATGTTGGTGCTGACCTTGTCGGCAAAGTCGAAAGGAATATTCCCGAAGATGATCCAAGAAACCCTGCT GTTATTGCTGATAATGTGGGTGACAACGTTGGTGACATTGCTGGGATGGGCTCTGATCTCTTTGGATCATACGCCGAGTCATCTTGTGCTGCGCTTGTTGTTGCTTCCATCTCCTCCTTTGGAATCAACCATGATTTCACTGCCATGCTCTTCCCATTGCTCATCAGTTCAGTGGGAATCTTGGTTTGTTTGATCACTACCCTCTATGCAACCGACATCTCTGAGATTAAGGCAGTAAAGGAGATCGAACCAGCTTTGAAAAACCAGCTTATTATTTCAACCGTTATCATGACAGTTGGAATCGCTCTAGTGTCGTGGATTGGGTTACCATCTTCCTTCACCATCTACAACTTTGGGACACAGAAAGTTGTGAAAAACTG GGAGCTATTCCTATGTGTTGCTGTTGGTCTCTGGGCTGGACTCATTATCGGCTTTGTTACTGAATACTACACAAGCAATGCATACAG CCCTGTGCAAGACGTGGCAGATTCATGCAGGACTGGAGCAGCAACCAACGTTATATTCGGACTTGCTCTTGGATACAAATCCGTCATCATTCCAATATTTGCGATTGCTGTCAGTATATTTGTTAGCTTCAGCTTTGCTGCAATGTACGGTGTGGCTGTTGCTGCTCTTGGGATGCTCAGTACCATTGCTACTGGTCTGGCTATTGATGCTTATGGTCCAATCAGTGACAATGCTGGAGGCATTGCTGAGATGGCTGGAATGAGCCATCGCATCCGAGAAAGGACCGACGCTCTTGATGCTGCTGGAAACACCACTGCTGCTATCGGAAAG GGATTTGCGATTGGTTCTGCTGCTCTGGTGTCGTTGGCTCTGTTTGGTGCATTTGTGAGCCGAGCAGGAATACAGACGGTGGATGTGTTGACCCCAAAGGTGGTGATCGGGTTGCTTGTTGGAGCCATGCTTCCGTATTGGTTCTCTGCAATGACGATGAAGAGCGTGGGGAGTGCAGCTCTTAAGATGGTGGAAGAAGTGAGGAGGCAGTTCAACACCATCCCTGGACTCATGGAAGGTACTGCAAAACCAGACTATGCAACATGCGTCAAGATCTCAACGGATGCTTCCATCAAGGAAATGATTCCTCCTGGTTGCCTTGTCATGCTTACTCCTCTCATTGTTGGTTTCTTCTTTGGCGTTGAGACCCTCTCTGGTGTCCTCGCTGGCTCCCTTATCTCCGGAGTTCAG ATTGCGATATCAGCATCCAACACTGGTGGAGCCTGGGACAATGCCAAGAAGTACATTGAG GCGGGGGCATCAGAGCATGCGAGGAGCTTAGGACCAAAAGGGTCAGAGCCACACAAGGCAGCAGTGATAGGTGACACAATAGGAGACCCATTGAAGGATACATCAGGACCGTCGCTTAACATATTGATAAAGCTAATGGCTGTTGAGTCTCTCGTCTTTGCTCCCTTCTTTGCCACACATGGAGGTTTCCTCTTCAGGATCTTCTCGTGA
- the LOC108828140 gene encoding uncharacterized protein LOC108828140 produces MANTACFIIVGRNDIPIYEAEVGSAAKREDAAQLHQFILHAALDVVQDLAWTTSAMFLKSVDRFNDLVVSVYVTAGHTRLMLLHDSRNEDGIKSFFQEVHELYIKILLNPLYLPGSRISSSHFDTKVRALARKYL; encoded by the exons ATGGCTAACACAGCGTGTTTTATAATAGTGGGTCGGAATGATATTCCCATCTATGAAGCTGAAGTTGGTTCTGCTGCCAAA AGAGAAGATGCTGCTCAGTTGCACCAGTTTATACTACACGCTGCATTAGATGTTGTCCAAGACCTTGCTTGGACTACAAGTGCCAT GTTCTTGAAGTCAGTTGACAGGTTTAACGATCTGGTTGTGTCTGTCTATGTTACCGCTGGC CATACACGACTCATGCTCCTTCATGATTCACGCAATGAAGACGGCATCAAGAGCTTCTTCCAGGAGGTTCATGAGCTTTATATTAAG ATTCTTCTGAATCCATTGTATCTGCCCGGTTCTCGGATTTCATCGTCTCATTTTGACACCAAGGTGCGTGCACTTGCAAGAAAGTATCTGTAG